A single Oryza brachyantha chromosome 8, ObraRS2, whole genome shotgun sequence DNA region contains:
- the LOC107304791 gene encoding uncharacterized protein LOC107304791, with amino-acid sequence MGKWKGKGKVEVEGSTRERSISWDEEHTKFMLDWFIEYKKDQHAGFVWKSQHHLKCADALNKEFAMGVTFAQVSCHYRHYKENWKIVERALNKSGNGFDATKCKLTISESEKACLKVRDRRLLAKPIKYFHEMQELFSGSNADGSLAIYQQTYMDVDSKSDNSDWEGMNDMASYPHPIDIAAEDSDT; translated from the exons ATGGGGAAATGGAAAGGAAAGGGGAAGGTGGAGGTTGAAGGGTCTACCCGTGAGAGATCAATTAGCTGGGATGAGGAACACACTAAGTTCATGCTTGATTGGTTCATTGAGTATAAGAAAGACCAACATGCAGGGTTTGTGTGGAAGAGTCAGCATCATCTGAAATGTGCTGATGCCTTAAACAAAGAGTTTGCTATGGGTGTAACATTTGCCCAAGTTTCCTGTCACTACAGACATTACAAAGAGAACTGGAAGATAGTTGAGAGGGCATTAAACAAGAGTGGAAATGGGTTTGATGCTACTAAGTGCAAATTGACTATATCAGAGTCTGAAAAGGCTTGCCTAAAA GTTAGGGACAGGCGCCTACTTGCTAAGCCAATCAAATACTTTCATGAGATGCAAGAGCTTTTCTCAGGCAGCAATGCAGATGGTTCTCTTGCCATATATCAGCAAACATACATGGATGTTGATAGCAAATCTGATAACAGTGACTGGGAAGGGATGAATGATATGGCTAGTTATCCACATCCTATTGACATTGCTGCAGAAGACTCTGACACATAA
- the LOC102700547 gene encoding protein ALP1-like, protein MLFWIHVSISKELIYLRSTETHPKITSSPGRFHPYFEGCIGALDGTHVPVCVPAHMQNRFRGRKSSPTQNVLAAVDFDLRFIYVLAGWEGSAHDSHVLQDALSRPSGLKIPEGKFFLADAGYAARPGILPPYRGVRYHLKEYKDARQPENDKELFNLRHSSCRTTIERAFGTLKNRFNILKSQPNLPLKTQVKIVIACCALHNWILDNGDDEYVYDDASWYRTLPRS, encoded by the exons ATGCTGTTCTGGATTCACGTTTCAATATCTAAAGAACTAATATACCTCAGAAGCACTGAAACCCATCCAAAGATTACAAGTAGCCCAGGAAGATTCCACCCGTATTTTGAG gGATGCATAGGAGCGTTGGATGGTACTCATGTACCAGTATGTGTCCCTGCACATATGCAGAATAGATTTAGGGGTAGAAAGTCCAGTCCCACTCAAAATGTCCTTGCGGctgttgattttgatttgcGATTTATCTATGTCCTTGCTGGTTGGGAGGGATCAGCCCATGATTCACATGTGCTTCAAGATGCTCTAAGCCGCCCTAGTGGACTAAAAATACCAGAAg GAAAATTTTTCCTCGCTGATGCTGGATATGCAGCAAGACCTGGTATACTACCCCCATACCGCGGTGTTCGTTATCACCTTAAAGAATACAAAGATGCTAGGCAACCTGAAAATGATAAAGAATTGTTCAACCTTCGCCATTCCTCATGTAGAACAACAATCGAACGAGCATTTGGTACCCTGAAAAATCGATTTAATATCCTCAAGAGTCAACCAAATCTCCCTTTGAAAACTCAAGTCAAGATTGTGATTGCTTGTTGTGCGCTTCACAATTGGATATTAGATAATGGTGATGATGAATATGTCTATGATGATGCTTCTTGGTATAGAACCTTGCCAAGGAGCTAG
- the LOC102700822 gene encoding UPF0481 protein At3g47200-like: MDKIPVLGLDDDILDAAARQISRIHVFPRGLRGIGGPDDRYTVPSFVAIGPYHHGQPHLQDMEEVKLAAARRFVAESKRSLEDVYVELLSVVGDVRGCYAEEEKVRFFRDADLATMMLVDGCFLLQFMAGSKDRMLSSEYGILKDMMLLENQIPWLVLETLMKFHDVDVDGFVAEVGDSFFPREEGEGCCSWIQSVCGSWQCRNSTEALERSVHGGQIYKARKPAHLLDLLRLSQIWCMPQEHIDYMPGHVSLLSSSAVELAQIGVNLRASAAAWFGDMSVRKGRFCGGELSLSPVFLNDVTACWLVNMAALEAAGGNAVNGSAVSSYLSVLAMLMDREEDVQQLRGRRVVLSTFSNTQTLEFFKRIGQHLSFHGRYFAVLEQIEAYRWNRPVMIFLNKLLYNGFKTMTIASLASIVGVLVGIFKTLYDKQN, translated from the coding sequence ATGGACAAGATACCGGTGCTGGGCCTGGACGACGACatcctcgacgccgccgctcggcAGATCAGCAGGATCCACGTGTTCCCTCGAGGCCTCCGAGGGATCGGCGGCCCCGACGACCGGTACACCGTGCCTTCCTTCGTCGCCATTGGCCCCTACCACCATGGCCAGCCTCACCTGCAGGACATGGAGGAAGTCAAgctcgcggcggcgagacgCTTCGTGGCGGAGTCGAAACGCTCTCTGGAAGATGTCTACGTCGAGCTCCTGtccgtcgtcggcgacgtgcGGGGCTGCTACGCCgaagaagaaaaggtcagGTTTTTCAGAGACGCCGACTTGGCCACCATGATGCTGGTGGACGGCTGCTTCCTACTGCAATTCATGGCTGGCAGCAAAGACAGGATGCTGTCGTCGGAGTATGGCATCCTCAAGGACATGATGCTGCTCGAGAACCAGATCCCATGGCTGGTGCTCGAGACTCTCATGAAGTTCCATGACGTGGACGTGGACGGCTTTGTTGCCGAGGTGGGCGACAGTTTCTTCCCCAGGGAGGAAGGCGAAGGCTGCTGTTCATGGATCCAATCCGTCTGTGGATCATGGCAGTGCCGGAACAGTACTGAAGCGCTCGAGAGAAGCGTCCATGGCGGCCAAATCTACAAAGCTCGCAAGCCGGCGCACCTCCTCGACCTCCTCCGGTTGAGCCAGATATGGTGCATGCCCCAGGAACACATCGACTACATGCCGGGCCACGTGTCGTTGCTGTCCAGCAGCGCCGTCGAGCTGGCGCAGATCGGCGTCAACCTGAGggccagcgcggcggcgtggttCGGGGACATGAGCGTCCGGAAGGGCCGCTTCTGCGGCGGCGAGTTGTCGCTGTCGCCGGTGTTCCTGAACGACGTGACGGCCTGCTGGCTGGTGAACATGGCGGCCctggaggcggccggcggcaacGCCGTGAACGGGTCCGCGGTGAGCTCGTACCTGTCGGTGCTGGCGATGCTGATGGACAGGGAGGAGGACGTGCAACAGCTGCGGGGGCGGCGCGTGGTGCTCAGCACCTTCAGCAACACGCAGACGCTGGAGTTCTTCAAGCGCATCGGCCAACACCTCAGCTTCCACGGCCGCTACTTCGCCGTCTTGGAGCAGATCGAGGCGTACCGGTGGAATAGGCCGGTGATGATCTTCCTCAATAAACTCCTCTATAATGGCTTCAAGACCATGACCATTGCTTCCCTCGCCTCCATTGTCGGCGTGCTCGTCGGCATTTTCAAGACTCTCTACGACAAACAAAACTAA